The Cyclopterus lumpus isolate fCycLum1 chromosome 18, fCycLum1.pri, whole genome shotgun sequence nucleotide sequence AAACACGACACGTCGGGGTTTCTTTACTTTATGGGCTGTCATTACCATGACTCCCATTGGCCTACGTGGAGCTAACCGGTTAGCCTCTGGTGTCATGCTCATCAATGTGTCAGAAGCTTTCATGTTATCATCTGTGTTCTTTTGTTAATTGCACAACTGTCAAATTTCCCTGTCTATAACATTATAATCACAGGGTTTTAAAATATTGTCTACTGTGTAAATTCATATTTAACTGGGTCGTAGGCAAATTAGGAAAACAGAATCACACTTAGGGGGTTTAATCACAAGTCAGTCCCTTTTATGCACATCTAATTCCAGGTGAAACACGTTTTCTTAGTAAAACGTGTCAGCAGTAAATCTGTATTGATTCCATGGTTAATGTTTTACCTGTTAAACCACACACtgaaatatcaatatcaatcaCCAGTGTTTTAGCCCCCttactgtagtattaatgtaagaCTGCGTTTAACAGATgtcttcattatttattaattattgcaATTTCACAAAGTCCAAGATAGCAGAAGAAAATATCTTGCCTTGTTTGACACAgtccaaaataataataaaaaaacacaaaaaatatgcTCATTTGAGAAGCTTGGAGCAGCGAATTTGTGACTTGTTTGCTGAGAATAAGTTGAACGATGAAtgaattgacaaaaaaaagttgctgATTAATTTTGAGGCAGCCTGCTTATTGTTAAATAATGTCCTCCCAATATGAGAACACAAGCCCCATCATTTAACatacaatatttttattttaatttccccCAAAGGTTCCTAAAATCTGTCTCTTGATTTTGGGGGCTGTGATGTCGGAGCCCAAGACCCCCACTCCCCCTCCTGCTGGCGACACATACAAAGGATGGGTGTTCAAGTGGACAAATTACATCAAGGGTTATCAGCGGAGATGGTTTGTCCTGAGCAATGGCCTTTTGTCATACTACAGGTAGGCTTGCctgtaaaacacataaaatcGGGGGATATCCCATGATCATGTCACCAGAGAAATCTCTCAACCTCAATGTGCCAAACTACTGATTCATTAGTAGGCTGTTGATTAAGCAGGGGGACAATCAAcctccaaaaaatatatatgtcttTCCTACTTCAGTTGAATTTTGTTGGTGGATTGAAGCCTAGTTCTAATATTGTACTcaatgaaacacaaacatgctgtttgttttctgtttggttACATTTCCCCAACACCTCTGATCAATAGGACCCAAGCAGAGATGGGCCACACGTGTCGAGGTACAATCAACCTGGCCACAGCAACTATCACTGTGGATGACGCCTGCAACTTTGTCATCTCCAACGGTGGAGCACAGACCTACCACCTGAAGGCCAGCTGTGAAGTAGAACGTCAGCGCTGGATCACTGCCCTGGAACTGGCCAAAGCCAAGGCAGCACGCATGCAGGCTGAGTCAGGTAAAACGTAAACATAggcagaccaaaaaaaacaagtattcAGTGCCCCATGAAAGCCTTTTTgttctgatgtgtttttttgctttccTTTTGCTTCGATCGTAAACAGATGACTCGGGGGACGACTTTTCCCCGTCTTCCCCGCCGGCAGCACCCGGACAAGGTGGCGTATCGCAGAATTCAGAAGTTCAGTCTGCTCTCAGAACACTAGGCAGCAAGGTGGAGGATCTCAGCACCTGCAACGATCTAATTTCAAAGCATGGCTCTGCCCTCCAGAGGTCAGCCTTGAACAACCTattgctctcgctctctctcgtcACTATTACTTCCTGAGACATACGCACACTAATGTTTGACATGAAAACTCCatttcaaaacctttttttaagtaATGGCCTTATGTCCAGAATATCATATCGCTGTTGCATTGACAGTCACATGCAGTGTTTAGATGTGATGTTGCACTATTTGTAAAAGatcatgtaaataaacaaacacagcagtTGACAGACATAACAAGCATGAGTTTGAATAATAAACCCATTGAGTCTGAGGCTGATGGCCTTTTACAGTGTATGTTGATGGTATATTGTCCCAACTGCTTAATCACAttgtacattttgatatttattgCAGGTCTTTATCAGAACTGGACAGTTTGCGAATGACTGGAGAGGCTGGGGATAAGATCCGCCAGGTGACAGAGAGGGCCACGCTGTTCCGCATCACCTCCAATGCCATGATTAATGTAGGTGTTGCCTCTTTGCTCAGTTTACTTATTTCTTATACATGTCTGATGTGTAAAGGAGCCACTCTCCTTTACACATCTACACTTTATACAATCTGTAGTATGTGCAGGCCAAATTAACTGTTCAAAAAGCTCTAGTTAGACCGTGTTGCATGTTTTGCCCTTCAGGCGTGCCGAGACTTTCTTGCGCTCGCTCAGGCTCATAGCAAGCGGTGGCAGAAAGCCCTTCAAGCAGAGCGGGACCAGCGGGTCAGACTGGAGGAGACTTTAGAGCAACTGGCCAAGCAGCACAACCACCTGGAGAGAGCGTTCAGAGGGGCTGCACAGGCTAATGCTACTGCAGACAATACAAGTAAGACGGGACTCTGACGCTGTTACAGTGAGGATATGCTCAGTTCTTTTCCCAACTCACTATCAGGGTTTCCTGAGCAGTTTTCTTGATAATTGTTGTCAGCAATGGGGAAAatgcttttaatttaaagttaaatacaatttaaaaaaaggatttattcATAACTGTAATTAGGTTTTAAGTATCTATATAGGACACACTGACAAAGCAGTCTTTGGTTAAGGTGCTGCTGGTCCGGGAAAAGGTGAGGCCAgtgacgacgatgacgacgacaATGAGTTCTTTGATGCAATGGAGGAAGCACCTGAGTTCATCACTGTGCCGGCAGACCCCCAGTTTCACAAGTCAGTGGACATTCATTCGCCGTACACACTTATTTACTGCAAATGCCGTCACATAAGGAAAGACTCTTTAATTGTTGAATTCCCACGGACCTTTTAATCTTTTTTACAGTGCTTACAATAAAAGCATTGTAAGCAAGATACAATGCCTTAACCCAGTTCCTTGTATGACTTGCTTGATGAGATATGATTATACGGGTTGATGTCGTCAACCCTCCCTTATTGTGAAacggttgattgattgattgagttGAACCAGGTAATGTTGAATTTCCTTGTATGATAAACTGAGACACTTTGTTTTTGAACCTCTTTGCAGAAGGTCAAGCAGTAATATCAGCGGTTTCAACAGTGACATGTGTCCTGATGATCAATCGGTAGGTTTTATTCTGGGATGACTGTTAAAAGACTggttcactgttttttttcagcTTGAACCTCATTAAAATGATTTCAACTCTCATTTATTACTTTCAATATAAATTGCAAACATATTTTAACAAAAACTGTCAATCTGTTTTGaaagtttttattatttccagaAATATGCTGTTTATTGACATAATGTTCTGCCTTTTAGCTTAATGAGGAGCCTTTAGCGATGAACCAGGAATCTCCCTCACAGGAGTTGGTTCCACTGAAGAAAAGACGGACATGCATTTCAGACAAACCCAACTACTCTCTCAACCTGTGGAGTATCATGAAAAACTGTATTGGCAAAGAGCTGTCCAAGATCCCGATGCCCGTGAGTATTCTCTTTAGAGGTTACTCCAAATCAAATGTGACTGACAGGAAGTTTGTTATTCAACCTTGCCACTGAAGGCCTCGGGCAGTTCCACCTCCTCTTCGGGCGGTTGCTCTTTTATACGTCTTTGaatgcttccaaaacaaaagcattcACTGTGACAAAGACAATCAGGTCCCATCAGTAAACTATTGGCACCATTGTGCAGCTGTGCCATGGGTTGTGTCACAAGACATTCTTTCATTTGTGGTTAAAATAGCTCTGTTGACAGTTTAGAGTGACagaccatttaaaaaacaggtttgtttgttcctttagaGACTTACTGTAGATTTACACCTGTGTTCTGTCTAGTCTGACGTGGGTGTGCTCCTCCAACATCACCTTTCAGTCAACAATGCAGGAATCtgggtttggtttggtttcatgCAGTCATAAACAAACTATACATAACACTCTTCATCCAAAAAGTAATACAGTAaatgagtaaaaacaaaacaaaaatacacagatTCAATCCAAAatggaaagacacaaacattccacaagacaaaaaaaacaccacaaaaatcatcatcatcatcatcatcatcattactaCTACTTATCACACTTGCCACaatattcaatacaataatacaatgtaCTCATTATACAAACAGTACATACTTATTCAATTATTAAGACTGCTCAGTATGTATATTTGTCACAAAAAAGGCgtcctttttaaaatactttgttGATagtatgtgttcatgtttttgaatTGGCCGATATATATCGttatcatattttttataaacCCAATTGTCAATAACAGTATCAGCCTCAAGAATCCAGTATTTTAGGGCTATAATATAGAAttcattatactgtatatagtaaAAGAGCATGCCCTATATTTAGATGTGTAATTGGGCCTGTTGTTGCTTAGAAAGACCATGGTAGTAGAAATTGACATTTCCAACTAAATATTATGGGCTGAGCGGGAATGCTAACATCAATTTGTTTCATTCTGACCTCCAGGTGAACTTCAACGAGCCCATTTCCATGCTGCAGCGGTTGTCTGAGGACCTCGAGTACCACGAGCTGCTGGACAAGGCCTCCAAGTGCCAGAGTTCGCTGGAGCAGATGTGCTACGTGGCCGCCTTCTCCGTGTCTTCCTACTCGACCACCGTCTACCGCACTGGCAAACCCTTCAACCCTCTGCTGGGAGAGACGTATGAGCTGGACCGTCGGAGAGAGAGTGGCTACCGCTCCCTCTGCGAGCaggtgagagaaaaaacaaacacagagatgtAGAACTACCACCAAGGACATTAAACTGAAGGAAGGAAGTCTTAAACTTCATTTTTATAGTATTTTGCTTCCTTTTTGGATTGCTTGTTACAGATAAGTAACAATTATGTGTCTTGACAAATCACATCAGTAATTGAAGGACAGTTTGATCATAATTAAGGTTTAGAGGAGTCGTGGTTAATCAACAATCTTTTTGTGGTCGCAATTTAAACTAAACATGTATTAGAAGTTATTTGTGTTCGTGGCATTTTGACCTAAAGATACACGACTCCGATGAAGATATATGTTTGTGATAATATATAATTTGGCGCATACTCTGGCATGGATGTTTAAAATAAGCAAAGTCCGCTTTCTTTTTTGGGTAAAAAGCAGAACCGGAAAATGATTTGGGGAGGGGACTGCAGGACACAGATTGGAGGCTTATTGCTGGAAAAGTGGCTGAAAGGTTCCTATTCCTGAAGACCAAGAAAATAAATCCCGTCTAACAACACACATCCGGTGATCATGTAGCTGTGGAGAAGGCGCTATTTAGAGCTGCTAGATCACTCAATTTGCTTTTTTTGATAAACCTCTACAGATAAAGTGGAATTGTTGAATCTCAACTGTTAAGTTGTTGAAATATGACAGAACACTTTGCACTATTTGTGGACAGACTTTCCATTGTGCCGTGCCaagttcttttttatttttaaaacatttgtacCCTTCGTGCAACCTCAACCTTTTTCTCAGGTGAGTCACCACCCCCCTGCAGCAGCGCACCATGTGATTTCCAATCGTGGCTGGACCCTGAGGCAGGAAATCACTGTTGCCAGCAAGTTCAGAGGGAAGTACCTCTCCATTATGCCTTTAGGTAAGAGAACATATTAAGCATGCCTTGCAGTGTAATCATGATGTAGGTTCAGGGAGTGACTCCATTGTGGGTTTCTTTCAAACACGTATTGAATGCATGACACAGTCGGTGCTCCTGTGAAGAATTCAGTTTAGCCGGCGGAATGCAAGTCACACCTTTTGGTTAATTGTAGATcaacagtttgttttgtttccttttcgCTTTCCTCGCAGGCACAATACACGCAATCTTTGAGAAGGGCAACAATCATTACACATGGAAGAAAGTCACCACCACAGTGCACAACATCATCGTAGGAAAACTGTGGATCGATCAGGTGAGACTGACggataaaaaagtaaaatgacacatttaaacatacaaTTTTGACacgttttatgtttttatacacataaaaaaatataaagaattGCACAAcattctttttattcattttgttctaCTTCTTATTGTTGATAGCGCACTAGCCTGTGTTCTTTATAACTTGATTCTTCTTGCTTTCTGCCAGTCAGGAGAGATAGACGTGGTGAACCACACCACCGGAGACCACTGCCACTTGAAGTTTGCTCCTTACAG carries:
- the LOC117747724 gene encoding oxysterol-binding protein 1-like isoform X1, yielding MSEPKTPTPPPAGDTYKGWVFKWTNYIKGYQRRWFVLSNGLLSYYRTQAEMGHTCRGTINLATATITVDDACNFVISNGGAQTYHLKASCEVERQRWITALELAKAKAARMQAESDDSGDDFSPSSPPAAPGQGGVSQNSEVQSALRTLGSKVEDLSTCNDLISKHGSALQRSLSELDSLRMTGEAGDKIRQVTERATLFRITSNAMINACRDFLALAQAHSKRWQKALQAERDQRVRLEETLEQLAKQHNHLERAFRGAAQANATADNTSAAGPGKGEASDDDDDDNEFFDAMEEAPEFITVPADPQFHKRSSSNISGFNSDMCPDDQSLNEEPLAMNQESPSQELVPLKKRRTCISDKPNYSLNLWSIMKNCIGKELSKIPMPVNFNEPISMLQRLSEDLEYHELLDKASKCQSSLEQMCYVAAFSVSSYSTTVYRTGKPFNPLLGETYELDRRRESGYRSLCEQVSHHPPAAAHHVISNRGWTLRQEITVASKFRGKYLSIMPLGTIHAIFEKGNNHYTWKKVTTTVHNIIVGKLWIDQSGEIDVVNHTTGDHCHLKFAPYSYFSRDVARKVTGVVMDKDGKAHYVLSGTWDEKMEFSRVMQSSRGENGTEGKQKTVYQTLKAREVWRRNPLPEGAETMYYFTDLALTLNEPEEGMAPTDSRRRPDQRLMEDGRWDEANSEKQRLEEKQRSVRREREREAASQRTSSQSEETVEEDSLTDLSLKSAPHDSYQALWFERCEDQITGEQIHIYKGGYWEAKDCGSWEGCPDIF
- the LOC117747724 gene encoding oxysterol-binding protein 1-like isoform X2, producing MSEPKTPTPPPAGDTYKGWVFKWTNYIKGYQRRWFVLSNGLLSYYRTQAEMGHTCRGTINLATATITVDDACNFVISNGGAQTYHLKASCEVERQRWITALELAKAKAARMQAESDDSGDDFSPSSPPAAPGQGGVSQNSEVQSALRTLGSKVEDLSTCNDLISKHGSALQRSLSELDSLRMTGEAGDKIRQVTERATLFRITSNAMINACRDFLALAQAHSKRWQKALQAERDQRVRLEETLEQLAKQHNHLERAFRGAAQANATADNTSAAGPGKGEASDDDDDDNEFFDAMEEAPEFITVPADPQFHKRSSSNISGFNSDMCPDDQSLNEEPLAMNQESPSQELVPLKKRRTCISDKPNYSLNLWSIMKNCIGKELSKIPMPVNFNEPISMLQRLSEDLEYHELLDKASKCQSSLEQMCYVAAFSVSSYSTTVYRTGKPFNPLLGETYELDRRRESGYRSLCEQVSHHPPAAAHHVISNRGWTLRQEITVASKFRGKYLSIMPLGTIHAIFEKGNNHYTWKKVTTTVHNIIVGKLWIDQSGEIDVVNHTTGDHCHLKFAPYSYFSRDVARKVTGVVMDKDGKAHYVLSGTWDEKMEFSRVMQSSRGENGTEGKQKTVYQTLKAREVWRRNPLPEGAETMYYFTDLALTLNEPEEGMAPTDSRRRPDQRLMEDGRWDEANSEKQRLEEKQRSVRREREREAASQRTSSQSEESAPHDSYQALWFERCEDQITGEQIHIYKGGYWEAKDCGSWEGCPDIF